The Hordeum vulgare subsp. vulgare chromosome 7H, MorexV3_pseudomolecules_assembly, whole genome shotgun sequence DNA window CAAATGCTCAGCATCACTAATCTTGATTATGTACACCCAACAGAAGGCAAATACGTAGAGGCAGATTAACATGGTGGAGAATACAAACATGTAGAAGAACCGATAATTACGctgcaccaaatatatgcttatgaTTAGACCCAACTGATATTGAAGATAAGTGAGCAGAAATCCTACAATCAGAAATGTCTGCACAAAGATCAACCTTGACATACCTACGAGCACACCCAAGCAACATGCCTTTGCAAAAATAAGGATACATTACAAACTGTTACAAATCTTCAAACTTACCTGCCCAATGCATTGGCCAACCCATGGGCAATGATGATCAAACCGTTCCACGCAGTTATTGCAAATAGAACAGTGTGAGCATCGAGGTGGTCGGTAAAGCAAGCAGGTGTCACAATACTTAACCTTCACACTAATTCCATTTACAACAACATCCTTTGTCCGAGGTAAACGGAGAGGTGTTTGACCTCTAATATAATTGCTCCCATCGATGCTTTCAGGTTCAGGAGGATGAGTATTGCGAGGTATTATACCAGGGTCTCTACCAGATGTAAGAATTAGTAGCATCAAATcctagaaaaggaaaagaagaagctcAGTTGTGTTTAATTTACAATGCATGCAAAAACTATCATCGAAAGAACCATGGCCGGTGCTATGTACGAGACAGtaataaacaaaataaacatAAGTTCACTCGGACCATTTCATTTTACAAGGTTAAGTAATACACCCTCTGTTCACAAATGTAAGACGTTTTGGTAGTTTAACACAAATGTAAGACGCTTTGGCAGTTTAAATGTTCACAAATGTAAGATATTTTGGCAGTTTAATTTAAACTGCTAAAACGTCTTACATttgtgaacagagggagtagccTTTTTTGTTGTTGCTTCTAATCATAAATAATTAATGATTTGTGATGTACTAGTATGCTTACATAGATGGTGAAGACAACCACCACTACCATCACTGAGATACCACAGTGATCAGGAAAGTCATTTATGAGGTGTCTGGCGACAAACACACAGAACACCACCACTGGTGCAAAGATGAGGGACATAGTGAGAAATATGGATCTCGCATCAGGCCCAAATATAAAtcttccttgcaagaagaattcctgaaaATGTGAAGGCATATCATCAACAAAATTCAGCAAATGTGGTTGTAATAAGCAATCATAGCAAACATTAAATGTTTCATATTTAAAGCAGTCGGGCAGCCTAAATAGCAACAAAAGCTTTCCTGTGAAGCCTGCAAGCTGTAAACCCTTTGGAGGAGCTTAAGCTTCTATTGGATTTAAGTAGAAGCTCACCTAAACAGTGTCTGATGGCATAGCTGAGCTATCATAAATTAATAAGCTAAAGAAGTTTGTATCTTTCACCAATGACCATTTTGACTATTTAGCTCTACTCGAAAACATATGTCAATATCAAGCCATATGTACAGAAAAGAGAACAAAATGCAACTTATTGTGATTTCTGAACAATATGACAAAACTCATGAAAATGTTAGCATGAACAAGGTCCATCATATCTAATCTAAGAGCAAGCAAGAAGTATTGTAAGTGCAGTCAATCACGACTCAAGCTAAGGATAACAAAAATATCACAAGACTAAAAATATTCGGAGAAACTAGCAGGTTTGGATGTCAGGAAACAAAGCTTTCTAAAATCATCGTTATCAACCTGAACTTATCAGCGTTGGTAGCAATTGCAAGAAAACTTATCATTATCGGTAACATCTTTACACATACAACTCTTTGATTTGCACAGTTTCATTTCACCTATGTACTAACTGAAATCAGTTGCAGCTAaagcataggcatccttacagatACTAACTCACAAGGAGTTAGTTGTTCGTCCTAGAGACAGAGACCAACCATCAAAACTGCGGATAAATTTTCAACTAAAATCCATCGATTCTACTGCTCAACATATATTTCAACTGAATTTATCCGAATGAAATACCTAATCCGCAGACATGTCGTTGTATGATaatgaacaaaagaaaaagggaatATCTTTTCCAAATGGAACCAAACTTCCATTTTTCTGGGGTGACAGCCATCACAGAGCGGCAGCCATCCAAGTAAGTCACAAGTACCTCCAATACTGATCATTTACCAATCTCCAATTCGCCGTCCGAGATGGGGATGGTAAACTGGCGATTGGTCAAAAGATAATTTCAGAGACACAGGTATGAGTTTGCTCTTTTTCGAATGCAAACGTTCCAATCGCACAAGAGCGGAAAGCGACATGACTATCGAAAACCCATTCTGACTAACTCCACAATGAATTTCTAGTCTAGGTAACATTAGCCACTACGAAATCCCTCCTACGGCGATGGACAGGAGACATGGAAAGGGTGGAGAAAGAGAGATAACGTACGTTGTTTCCGCGCCAAACCTGGTAAACCCTAGGCTGCTCGCCGGCATCGGAATGGGAGGGCCGTGGCACGTACATCCCGCCCGCCGCAGAGGCAGGAAACCCTAGGGTACCCTCCCCCCGACGCGACCTCCGCCCCTACGGCAATTGATGGCCCGTCCTGCCTCGCCTTCCCCAGAGAGAGGTCCGGACGCAACGCCGCCGCACCGAGGTCACCCCGAAGAGGGCTGCTGCGGAGGCGGCGGCGTCGACGGAGGCGGAAGAAAGGAGAGGTGGGAGGGGACGGGGACGATGAGGTCTTCGGGCTCGGCCGGTCGGGTCAGGGCCGGACGACAGGAACGTGGTCGCGTGCCCGCTTTTGTCCGGGCGCGCTCGCGCTCCCACTCGCATCCATGGCGTCTCAAAATGATCTCTGCAGTCGGAGCACGGCCCACGCAGCCACAAAAGGTCAAATCGGCCAGCCCATAACCGTTTCTCTCGCGAATTTATAATTTGTAAAATGGTTAAACTATCTATTTTGTCTATAAAGCGAAATAAGAAAATGAATATTTTCGATTTGTATAATAAAATCTCAAGATTTGGTTCACCATCTATGACAAATGGGATAGTTAATTTTATTCCCCTAGTTATGTCCCACTTCGCCTTTTTCCCTTAGTTTCCAAAATTCATTGTTTCTGTCCATACAACTTTGCTCTTCTTATGTGTTTGCCCTTTCACTATCCTTTGACCGTTTGAATGTTAGTTTAAAAACTTCATAACAAATTCATATTAACTCaaaaaaatgcaaataagatatCAAAGTGTTTAGAAAACAATCATCCATATGTTCATGTCACTTCATTCATGACAAAAGTGTTGTTCATACATTTTTATGTTTAATAATATTAGTAACCTCGATaggtttaaaaaatattttttgtcgtGAATGCAAATGACATGCACATTTAGGcgatgtttttgtttttgtcgtgAATGCAAATGACATGCACATTTAGGTGATGTTTTTCGAacattttgatttttattttattttcctgagttaatatgaatttattaTGAAGTTTTTAAATTAACGATCAAATGATCAAAGGGCAAATGCATAAGAGGTTGAAGTCACTTGGGCAGGATCGAGTTTTTTTTAGAATTAGTGGCAAAACAATTGAGTGGGACACAACTAAAGACGTAAATTAATTATCACATGAAAAATACCCTACTATATCAAACATAATACCGAGGCTCCGTCTAGTATAAAGGTaagaaaaataaaggaaaaataaCCACAGGAATAGACTGGTGTGTGAGGAAGAAACCTATGGATCCTTTAAATGTAGGGACCAGAAAAACTGGACTCTACGGTTTGCAGAAAAATATCTCCTTAAAGCAACCCAATTTGACACTctttaggctggtcatagtgggagtaacttagttagtatcatgtacttgagactagcaaacatgttgatgtggtagacaattaaagaagagagagagggttagagtagcataggtagataccataacatgttaaattctatgctactatgtgtcatgcatgtcaataaatgaggtcatctatgatactactttatgatactatgcactatgaaggtagtatcatacaatagtatcgtatgtatgatactactatatgatacttccCACTATGGCCAACCTTAGTACGTTTGGAGGATGGGCATTCAATGCTAATTAATTGCtctagattttttttatttttcaagggTGActaaaaggacatggatgtcgtctAGAAGGAGGGTGAATaaacgctttaaaataattactgtTTAGATTTAAACAAATACGGAAACAAACTAGCGTTTAATTTGTCAAACACAAAAACTAAATCAACTAGGCTCTACTGGCGTAGCTAGGGGGTGGTCcgggtggtccatggaccaccGTGAGATTTCTCTATGGCCTATATATTATAGCAAAAAATGAGTAAAATATAATGTGAGTAATTAAATACAAATGAAAGTTCTACTATTGGACCATCCTGGATTATTGAGCTGGCTACTCTACTGCTAGGCTCACCTATGaggaccaacaacttatgctaagcaagataaacaactaagtgataacaagatatataacatgaaacaatatgtctatcataaAGTAAAGTGTATAAGTAAAGAGTTCGGGTAAGACATGACTTAGGAACGTggagatgacgatgtatcccaaagtaGACACCcttcggatgctaatctccgtttggagcggtgtggaggcacagtgcTCCCTAAAATGCCACTAggtccaccgtaatctcctcatgctctCGCACAATAAAAATTCAAGAATTCAGTGAGGGACCCTTGAGGTCAGTCAACGAACCAGTACCAATGGTGAccattgggggcggtcaccgaacccgtataaTTGGCAGCCCTTGGGGCGGTCACCAGAATCCGTAAAAAAATGTTTGGGAAAATCTCCACAATTTAATTGAAGATCCCCacgcttgcccgaagctttacaccacaatgattgagctccaaggcaccaccaaccgtctagggCGCCCAAGCACCCAAGAGAAACATGCTCTAGGGcgcccaaacacccaagagtaataaactTCTCAACCTTTCACTtcaacgtatcaccgtggagaactcaagccgatgcaactaatgcaatggcaagaacacacgaagtggtcaagtacctcactccaaaatcccaccacaacaacaaaagctatggagaaatatgagagaaaGAATAAGGAGAACACAAAGAACTCAAAGATATAGATCCAAGGGGATCCCCTCACTTATAGGAGAAAGTGTTTGGTGCAAATGTGGAtctaaaactcctctctcttttccctcaaaaactagaaacaatcattggagtgattgagagatagcaagctcgaagaagatcAACCATGGGCGGAAACATGATACCACTTGGAAACCTCGCAAatatcatgggttagtacacaaagcgtaatggacaatacttaccataccatgggatcacttgataccACTTGGTACATCTTTTATGCTTTGTGTGTTAAGCAACTTGAATCACTCTTGTATTTAGCCTTGATCAAGcttgtatcttatcttctctcttccTAAAAATGATGTCTCGAAGGTAAATATGAATGTTcccacaatcttcttcttcatgacatgcttgcaataagctcaactatcacgtgaccaatctttggataactcCTTGAATAAAACATTGGTCACGCAAATTTTCCTTCTAATAACCTTGAAACCAATAAATGGTCTTCAAGCAATGTCTATGGGAAACCCCTCAAATATAAATCAAGGAACCCATTAGTCcacagggattgtcatcaattaccaaaaccaaacaTGGGGCCACCATGATCtatcaatctcccccattttgctaATTAATGACAATcactttcaagagagtttatatgagGAATTAAGCATCACCATACAAGTCAACAACTAATAATGCACGAGCATGAGATGCAAGTGATTAGGAAAATCATCAAAGCATGAACCCTAAACTTTGTGAACTTCTCCACAAAATGCTCTAAAAATctaccccattggcatcgattgccaaaatgggtgAAAAACTTAGAAGGCCGATATAATATGTGTTCCTCCATAAAGTGTGTATTTATCCAGATATGAGTGGAAATGAAATACACTTATCCATTGACGAATAGTTGGAGGAAGACAAAATATATAGTCGATTCAAATATTGCTAAAGGATGATATGGCACAAAGGCATATCAAAAATTTAAGCAAGCAATCACAAGATCCGACGAGCCAAATGGATAAAATATATTATGATTCTGGCAAAGGAGTGTTCTAgagaaactagagaagctccccatgatttgtgcactctctagagtttttgcatttgaatacaagtgcacaaaataggatcatcACTTCCCCAAAATCAATAGAAACATACAAAAAGTGCAAGGGGGTGGACAATAATATAAGCATAGCACTTGCACCAAACAAGTAGTTGAGCAACATGCAAAAGAAGCAATTTAAGAAAAGGCTCAAACAAAATGATGTGTGAGAGTATTGGAAAAGCACTTGATAACACTAATATAAGGATGAGCTTTAGGCACCATCATAGTCTTATAGAAATGGGACACAAAGTTCAAGACATGACCTTCCCACACACACGGTGTTCAAGAAGGTCACACAAATAACTAGCAAATGGTTTCACAAGCTCACTACTATGCAATTTAAAACCAAAGATTGTGACACCCCATCGTGAAGATAGAAAATAATAGGCTAGTCaagacaagaacaaggacaacaatctTCACTGTAGAAGAGTTTATCAATATGCAAGGATATAAGactcgcactcaagacaaaccctTTGACGAAACCACCAAGGAAATGAAAGGAGAAtgaaacgatggacgtgaaagaatagggatatcaactagagatgtaacttctcccaCGTCCATAATATTCTAGCTAgatgacaatcatgatgatatatatccacaaagaaggatgtacacacggaaTAGTTAcaaaaggaaagaacatgatatcCAAATCGGAGTTATAAAATATACCAATGAGATCTTTGCTTGAGAGCATAACAAATGGCTAAATATTATTTTATTGTATATTAATGAGCTCCAAGTACACAAACATCAAAGATATCACAACAAGAAACACGACATCATTGTTggtatgctttgagaaaggaaacaagtacgcaAGAAAGAAtaaaatttcatgccatgatgcaacctacacaaagTTCAATGCAAGAAATGCATGCATgaggtagatacttgttaccgagatagcatTGGGATGATGTGGTAGATAATGGTtcattgatcatcctaacttgactccaataagcacatggtgaCAACACCTTCCTTGTGAGTGAGTTGAGCatacaatgcatctccaattgttccttacTGAATCTTAGTTGCAAAAATTAGATAGTGTTAGTGATTTTTAGGTGCAAAATTTGACAAATGGCAATGTTACAAGGTTGAAAAAGGGCAATGTTAGTTTCACAAATTGCAATAATCCCAATATGACAGATGCAAACCTTACCAAATTGTCTATACGTTGTTGCACACGGGTCATCCGAACAAATCGTTTGCGTTGAAGGGATGTACAAGTCCTTTGTGCCAGATTTTCACTTGGCTTAGCGGCGAAGGAAACATAGCTCTCACTTTGCATACTATCTTCAATCTGATGTGTTTGTGATGAAGAGATGCACAAATCCTATGCGGCAAATTTTCTCTTGGTTTAAGGCGAAAGGACCATAGCTCTTACTTTGTATACGGGTGTTCTATCTAAAACGTTTGCGATGAAGAGCTGCACAAATCCTGCGCGGCACATTTTGCCTCGCACGcctcccatctactcaagcagtTTTCTGCACGACACCTCATAGACATTAAAAATATGATGTATGGCGTCACGTGAATGGTTAAGAGAACACTTGCAATTTAAATTATACAAACGTTTGAGATGATAAGATGGCAGCTATTTGTTTCAAAATGCCTTTGTTGGTTGTTGATTCGAGTGCGCCTTCTCTCAAATTGGACACTAAAAATACCACAGCATGTCGGGTGGCATTCTATGATAGCatgacaagtttcatgaatttcagatgagttttggatttaccagAATTTTAAAACCAAGTATCTTAATGTTTGCGGTCGAGGAACGACGCCAGGGTGTTTGaagttcattcccatttcttgcatgggacctaagcatGCACACAAGGACACACATTTTATTTTCAACCCATTTTCTGCACTGGAGCATGTgcgtgtagttcaaatttgaattatgcacataaaatgcctagaaaacttagTTAATGTTTAAAAATGTCCAAACGAACCCCAAAAATTCCAAATTTTCACACAAGACACTCATGTTGCTCTATGTTGCCACTAGACAAAAAATTGAAAGCAAGAAGAGGCAATGAATATCGTTTCATCCACGAAGGAGGCACATTCCCTACCGGAACCATGAGGCTTATTGTGAGAAGCTTTGGTTTGTGAGAAGCTTATACCCAAACCTTCCCCAAATTGGGCAAACTTTGTACCACAACATGTTGATGCCGTTCCATGATAGCATTCCAAGGTTCATGAAGTTCAGACGAGTTTTGGATTTGCTAGAATTTTAAAACCAAGTATCTCAATGTTTGCGGTCGAGGCACGATGCCAAGGTGTTTGaagttcattcccatttcttgcatggcaCCTAAGCGTGCACGCAAGGAcatacattttatttttcaacccatttttcTGTGCTAGAGCATgtgcatgtagttcaaatttgaattatgcacataaaatgcctagaaaattgagttaatgtataaaaatgtcaaAACGAACACCGAAAAATTTCAAAATTCAACACAACACTCCTGTTGTTCTATATTTACACTAGAAACAATTTGAAAGCAAGAGGCAACGAATATCGTTTTGTCCACAAAGGTGACACGTTCCCTACCGGGACCATGAGGCTTGTTGTGAGAAGCTCTGGTTTGTGAGAAGCTTATACCCAAACCTGCCCCGAATGGGACAAGTTTTTTAGcacatcatgttgatgttgttccatgatagcatgccaagtttcatgaatttcacacGGTTTTTTGATTTACTTGAATTTTAAAACCAGGTATCTCAATGTTTACGGCCAAGCGACAGTGCCGAGGTGTTTGACATTCATTCCCATTTCTCGCATGGGACCTAATAAGCATCCAACCAAGGACACACATTTGTTTTTTAAGCCGTTTATATGCACTCGAGCACgtgcatgtagttcaaatttgaattatgcatatAAATGCATAGAAAAATTGTATAGAAATATTGAAATGAACCCCGAAAAATttgaaattttaacacaacacTCCTGTTGTTCTATGTGGTCACTAGAAAAAATTTGAAAGCAAGAAGAGGCAACGAATATCGTTCCGTCCACAGAGGTGACATgttccctatcggaaccatgaGGCTTCTTGTGAGAAATGGTTTGTGAGAAGCTTATACCAAAACCTGCCCCAAATGGGTCAAAAAAATTACCACAACATGTTGATGCCATTCCATGATAGCTTCCCAAGGTTCATGAATTTTggacgagttttggatttactagaatttcAAAATGAAGTATCTCAATGTTTGTGAGTGAGCCACGGTGCCGAGGTGTTTGAAATTCATcctcatttcttgcatgggacataAGCATTAACCCATGGACACATATATGATTTTACAACCCATTTTTGTGCAACGGAGCATGTGCATGTAGTTTAATTTTGAATTGTGCACATGAAATGCCTAGAAAACcaagttaatgtataaaaatatCCAAACAAACCCTGATTAATTCCAAAATTTTTAACGAAACACCTATAGTTGCATGTTCACTCGAGATAAAAGTTCTAGCAACTCAAACACCATCCTTTGCCGCTGTGACCCCATTATGTATTTCAAATCAAGACGAAAAGTCAAGTAGATCGCACATAGTTTATTATCACCAACCGGGTGAGATGCAGTAAAAAATATCTTCGAGCACCGTACCGTCGGAGTAGTACATATATGGCTTATGCAAGAAGGTGCATCGGCTATAGTCCACAACAGGTGCGTCAAGCacaatatttcttcttcctcctctttattcttcatCTGGCCCTCCCATGCTCTCGTGATGCGATCCCCCCTCTCTTCCATGCATTTTCAGGTAAGGGACGTCGGTGCAACCTCCTCACGAAGCACCTTCGCGTGAGACCTCATCGCCGGTGACTCCATGCTCTCCGGCGgtcctctccacctccacctaatgGGTGACTTGCTCCTCAGCCCATCCCCATCGCCAGCTTGCCACGTCGTGGTCTCTATTGCCGCCGATGAGCCTCGCTGCCCTATGGCAAGGGGTTGACAACGAACCCGACAAGTGCGGTCCATTCATGAGTCTCTCGCACTCCtcccactcctctctctctcattgGCCCCCGGGCCCgcccgtcaggtttaaacctggtgCGGCGTGGATACCCGACTCGCCTGGGCTGGTTGGCCTCTGGACGGACCCAACTGCTGGCCGACTCTCGCCCAGGCACTATGgcccttttcctttttttgtcttgctaaATTCCAACATAAATGAATATTTATCCAAATCCAAATATTCTTCTACCTAAAATCTTGTAATATCATGTAGTATTTTATAAtgccacttgtgtaattttcaCACAAAGTTTGAGGCATTGTTTCATTTTAAAACCCTGTTTAGGGCATTTTAACCTTCTGTTAAAATGTTTTTTCATAAATTTTTGCACTTCAAAAATAAATCCCAACAATTTTCACAATACCTatactcaccctagtatttttcaaaaataggtTGACATTTTTCTTAGTGTGTTATTTTTCCTAGTTTTGCCGTTGTCTTATTATTTCTGTTATATTTGCAACGTtagattgtgttgttgacgaagggCTTGGagcagaagactttgaagaccctggagactttgttgagccaggcaagcagccctttgaccatgcctgagaaactatttttatgcatgtcatgtaGTACTCCATTCGATGCTCCTTGTTGATATTTGCACTTGGGCATGactctaccttcctatgagggttgtgcgggtgggaagtagttagggagCAAAGTAGTTTCTGCGCAAATGGGATGGAGTATGCATGGTGTCGGGAAGGAAAGTGATTCCAAAGGTTTTTAtcaaaaaacccgtcgggtgccactaatgcccgatggAGATGGTGTGACCTAGAtagccacttgagaaagaagtggtgtaccgaggctaGTGAGTGTCTGGTTTTTGAAAttggattggtttaagttgcccttacatgtacaaccacgatactccttatgggatggggcttta harbors:
- the LOC123407600 gene encoding probable protein S-acyltransferase 7, with the protein product MYVPRPSHSDAGEQPRVYQVWRGNNEFFLQGRFIFGPDARSIFLTMSLIFAPVVVFCVFVARHLINDFPDHCGISVMVVVVVFTIYDLMLLILTSGRDPGIIPRNTHPPEPESIDGSNYIRGQTPLRLPRTKDVVVNGISVKVKYCDTCLLYRPPRCSHCSICNNCVERFDHHCPWVGQCIGQRNYRFFYMFVFSTMLICLYVFAFCWVYIIKISDAEHLSIWRAMLRTPASVVLIVYCFLCVWFVGGLSVFHLYLMSTNQTTYENFRYRYDRRANPYNRGILNNILEIFCSSIPPSKNNFRARVTVEQARSSSRGFMSPNMGKAVGDLEMGKKPVPWDEPRTTANIGDLEVGLGGMLDEKEGRVAHASPDVSGDELSLEHVEGRAGMHSRNSSWDPRAGTSESVESNSVQTSPSKAADGGGHVTTSDAH